The proteins below come from a single Xenopus tropicalis strain Nigerian chromosome 9, UCB_Xtro_10.0, whole genome shotgun sequence genomic window:
- the aldoa gene encoding fructose-bisphosphate aldolase A — translation MPHQYPALTPEQKKELHDIAKRIVATGKGILAADESTGSIAKRLSSIGAENTEENRRLYRQLLFTADDRVNPCIGGVITFHETLYHKSDDGVAFTEVIKKKGGVVGIKVDKGVVPLAGTNGETTTQGLDGLSERCAQYKKDGADFAKWRCVLKISEHTPSHLAIIENANVLARYASICQQNGIVPIVEPEVLPDGDHDLKRCQYVTEKVLAAVYKALSDHHIYLEGTLLKPNMVTPGHACTKKYPPQEVAMATVTALRRTVPPAVGGITFLSGGQSEEEATVHLNAINQCPLIKPWPLTFSYGRALQASALKAWGGKKENTKKAQEEYVKRALANSLACQGKYVASGEAGAAAGESLFVSNHAY, via the exons ATGCCTCACCAGTACCCAGCACTGACCCCCGAGCAGAAGAAGGAGCTCCATGACATCGCCAAACGCATTGTGGCCACTGGCAAGGGCATCCTGGCAGCCGATGAGTCCACAG GCAGCATCGCTAAGCGCTTGAGTTCCATCGGGGCAGAGAACACCGAGGAGAACCGCCGCTTATACCGCCAGCTGCTCTTCACCGCCGACGACAGAGTGAACCCCTGCATTGGGGGCGTCATCACCTTCCACGAGACTCTCTACCACAAGAGCGACGATGGCGTCGCCTTCACCGAAGTCATCAAGAAAAAAGGGGGTGTCGTAGGCATTAAG GTTGACAAAGGTGTCGTCCCTCTGGCTGGAACCAACGGTGAAACCACAACTCAAG GTCTCGACGGACTGTCCGAGCGCTGCGCCCAGTACAAGAAAGATGGCGCTGACTTTGCCAAGTGGCGCTGCGTGCTCAAGATCTCAGAACACACTCCCTCTCATCTGGCCATCATTGAGAATGCCAACGTATTGGCTCGCTATGCCAGCATTTGCCAACAG AACGGAATTGTCCCCATTGTGGAGCCCGAGGTTCTCCCTGATGGAGACCATGACCTGAAGAGGTGCCAGTATGTGACAGAGAAG GTCCTGGCTGCAGTGTACAAGGCTCTCAGCGACCACCACATCTACCTGGAAGGGACCCTGCTGAAACCAAACATGGTTACCCCCGGGCATGCCTGCACCAAGAAGTACCCCCCTCAGGAGGTTGCTATGGCAACAGTCACCGCCCTCAGGCGcacagtgccccctgctgttgGAG GAATCACCTTCCTGTCCGGAGGTCAGAGTGAGGAAGAGGCCACCGTGCACCTCAATGCCATCAACCAGTGCCCCCTGATCAAACCCTGGCCCCTGACCTTCTCCTACGGCCGTGCCCTTCAGGCCTCCGCCCTCAAAGCCTGGGGGGGCAAGAAGGAAAACACCAAGAAGGCCCAGGAGGAGTACGTCAAGCGTGCCCTG GCCAACAGCCTGGCATGCCAAGGCAAATACGTAGCCAGCGGAGAGGCGGGAGCTGCTGCCGGCGAGTCTCTCTTCGTATCAAACCACGCCTACTAG
- the ppp4c gene encoding serine/threonine-protein phosphatase 4 catalytic subunit isoform X1 has product MTEISDLDRQIEQLRRCELIKESEVKALCAKAREILVEESNVQRVDSPVTVCGDIHGQFYDLKELFRVGGDVPETNYLFMGDFVDRGFYSVETFLLLLALKVRYPDRITLIRGNHESRQITQVYGFYDECLRKYGSVTVWRYCTEIFDYLSLSAIIDGKIFCVHGGLSPSIQTLDQIRTIDRKQEVPHDGPMCDLLWSDPEDTTGWGVSPRGAGYLFGSDVVAQFNAANNIDMICRAHQLVMEGYKWHFNETVLTVWSAPNYCYRCGNVAAILELDEHLQKEFIIFEAAPQETRGIPSKKPVADYFL; this is encoded by the exons ATGACTGAAATCAGTGACCTCGACCGGCAGATCGAGCAGCTGAGGCGCTGTGAGCTCATCAAGGAGAGCGAAGTGAAAGCTCTTTGTGCCAAAGCGCG AGAGATTCTGGTAGAAGAGAGTAACGTGCAACGAGTCGATTCGCCTGTTACG GTCTGTGGGGATATCCATGGGCAGTTCTACGATCTCAAGGAGTTGTTCAGG GTGGGCGGCGACGTCCCCGAGACAAATTACCTTTTCATGGGTGACTTTGTGGATCGTGGGTTTTACAGCGTTGAAACATTCCTCCTTCTCTTAGCACTAAAG GTTCGTTACCCAGATCGGATCACCCTGATACGCGGCAACCACGAGAGCCGGCAAATCACACAAGTGTACGGTTTCTACGACGAGTGTCTGCGCAAATACGGCTCGGTAACGGTGTGGCGCTACTGCACAGAGATCTTTGACTACCTCAGTCTGTCTGCTATCATAGATGGCAAG ATCTTTTGTGTACATGGTGGGCTGTCACCCTCCATTCAGACATTGGATCAGATTAGAACTATTGACCGCAAGCAAGAAGTGCCTCATGATGGACCCATGTGTGACCTGCTCTGGAGTGACCCAGAAG ATACTACCGGATGGGGGGTGAGCCCCAGGGGAGCTGGATACCTTTTTGGCAGTGACGTAGTGGCACAATTCAACGCAGCCAACAACATTGATATGATTTGCCGGGCTCACCAGCTTGTCATGGAAGGATACAAGTGGCACTTCAACGAGACTGTCTTAACTGTGTGGTCGGCACCAAACTACTGCTACAG GTGCGGGAATGTCGCCGCCATACTTGAGCTGGACGAACACCTACAGAAAGAATTCATCATATTTGAGGCTGCCCCCCAGGAGACGAGAGGTATCCCCTCCAAGAAACCCGTCGCTGATTACTTCCTGTGA